The following coding sequences are from one Ornithodoros turicata isolate Travis chromosome 1, ASM3712646v1, whole genome shotgun sequence window:
- the LOC135394271 gene encoding uncharacterized protein LOC135394271: protein MSLVSSAVTSLAEMVLEALPVTDTAEMVFVAPPVTDPAEEMFVALPVTDPAEEMFVAHPVMALPVMALAGVMLGTSDRNKVFSCADRQRSQRRRAKEDTEFTMKALRIMKNKVKLKCRICLLHRKGAKYEGNVVLIGA, encoded by the exons ATGTCGCTCGTGAGTTCGGCGGTTACCAGTCTGGCAGAGATGGTGTTAGAGGCTCTTCCGGTTACGGATACGGCAGAGATGGTGTTCGTGGCTCCTCCGGTTACGGATCCGGCAGAGGAGATGTTCGTGGCTCTTCCGGTTACGGATCCGGCAGAGGAGATGTTCGTGGCTCATCCGGTTATGGCTCTTCCGGTTATGGCTCTGGCAGGGGTAATGCTG GGTACGTCCGATCGCAATAAGGTCTTCTCTTGCGCGGACCGACAACG GTCACAAAGAAGACGTGCAAAAGAAGACACTGAGTTCACCATGAAAGCACTACGTATCATGAAGAATAAAGTGAAGTTGAAATGCAGAATATGTCTCTTGCATCGAAAGGGAGCAAAATATGAAGGCAATGTGGTATTGATAGGTGCTTAA